One Brassica napus cultivar Da-Ae chromosome C2, Da-Ae, whole genome shotgun sequence DNA window includes the following coding sequences:
- the LOC106380669 gene encoding cinnamoyl-CoA reductase 1-like, with translation MAKETVCVTGANGFIGSWIIRTLLDNGYTKIHASIFPGSDPTHLLKLPRSDDTNTEIKIFEADLLDSDAIARAVDGCAGVFHVASPCALDPPENPEKELVEPAVKGTINVLLAANRFNVRRVVITSSISALVPNPNWSEGKLVDESSWTDLDYCKSMQKWYPISKTLAEKAAWEFSEKHGTNIVTIHPSTCLGPLLQPSLNASCAVLLQLLQGSTETQEHHWLGVVHVRDVAKAHVMLFETPEASGRFLCSNGTYQFSEFAALVSKLFPEFDVHRFDKETQPGLTPCKNAAKRLIEMGMVFTEVEDAVKETVQSLRDRGFL, from the exons ATGGCGAAGGAGACAGTGTGTGTAACCGGAGCCAACGGTTTCATTGGATCCTGGATTATCCGAACATTACTTGACAACGGATACACCAAAATCCACGCCTCCATCTTTCCAGGATCCGACCCGACTCATCTCCTCAAACTACCAAGATCCGACGACACAAACACCGAGATCAAGATCTTCGAAGCAGATCTCCTGGACTCCGACGCCATCGCCAGAGCCGTGGACGGATGCGCTGGAGTGTTCCACGTGGCGTCGCCTTGTGCGTTGGATCCACCGGAGAATCCCGAGAAGGAGCTGGTCGAACCAGCGGTTAAGGGAACGATCAACGTGTTGCTAGCAGCTAATAGGTTCAATGTGAGGCGCGTGGTGATCACTTCCTCTATCTCGGCTTTGGTTCCGAACCCTAATTGGTCGGAAGGAAAACTCGTCGATGAGTCGTCGTGGACCGATCTCGATTATTGCAAGTCGATGCAG AAATGGTATCCAATTTCGAAGACACTAGCTGAGAAAGCGGCTTGGGAATTTTCGGAGAAGCATGGAACCAACATTGTCACCATCCATCCATCCACATGCCTCGGACCACTACTGCAACCTAGCCTTAACGCAAGCTGCGCCGTTTTGCTCCAGCTCTTACAAGGCTCGACCGAGACACAAGAGCATCACTGGCTCGGTGTGGTGCACGTGAGAGATGTAGCTAAAGCTCACGTGATGCTTTTCGAAACACCTGAAGCTTCTGGTCGGTTTCTGTGCAGTAATGGGACTTATCAGTTCAGTGAGTTCGCTGCTCTAGTGTCCAAACTCTTCCCTGAGTTTGATGTTCACAGGTTTGATAAAGAAACACAACCAGGGCTTACGCCATGTAAAAATGCGGCTAAGAGATTGATTGAGATGGGGATGGTTTTTACTGAGGTTGAAGATGCGGTAAAGGAGACGGTCCAGAGTCTTAGAGACAGAGGCTTCCTCTGA
- the LOC106377751 gene encoding meiosis-specific protein ASY2-like, whose translation MSSGQRLSRQQKEKSVAETSAPARNPDGGCIGDLESAHHTAMMDTVNLSRSQRLLVADATRLAREGSENVAVRDATEYDPLEDDDSEAELFPTTFYPEGIFEELPRLHPDLLRPAFVAGQDWDGVDETKSTPRRVKRVLRAKNATGVTFLIPTKEQRPWSPPIGYQTIYESYFQDDTRCWFPIPRLITAYARRRDLAISQLLNGSLRLAVTLSVLAEQIDMPMSVRSFEEMTSITDMKDGTYSVKMRPNCNMCAVGHPTSPVNPEDFLKSVRAVALLRIYRWSEITVEKICEFKDRIARREWRSDLSTVLPIRTKRLDIFPRDIQKQVSEAKRIGTLPDLSAMLASQLGLTSGQGPSTVVPRVDEVPPSDARNAGKGKKRKRGGSGVHGSVEETSVAPPSGEPQKKKKKRRTKKKSADEESENPEELTEIGEGDVQEEELRPEEEVLEGETSGEKDDEEEAVEEEESEASLGAAHSADPEEESEGSPLLIRGRGDEVGSEARSPDPISPYERAPARPNDGAVQIGTSSRGDAVLRRVPGVSFPNKVDFHYEGPAPLAYVPEKCGELLRQLRGRAKPLPAVKDLIFGGEYEEAARAKLLRQSLMVFVASHVQGDSAINIVIEKYDTALKGSLKELKLGVFLFLLGEYLDSGLRDVGRLNGLVTRTIARRDELKAELEASQGVVRELERKNAELESEKASLAASHEREMRRLRDSRILEVTRERGRDEAEMAAKDNLRFAKIRSREERRGPYEEALLLHSQAFGSRKCLEALKRAGSDISQATIEIFAEQEKKYEQEAEKLKVGEIPEGDLTLSPLVLDSQFVDARFLASLDPYGSNAGLIDPETAASLHVPPTHPTKE comes from the exons ATGTCGTCAGGTCAGAGACTATCGAGGCAGCAGAAGGAGAAATCAGTTGCGGAGACGTCGGCTCCGGCTAGGAATCCTGACGGCGGTTGCATCGGGGACCTCGAATCGGCTCATCATACGGCGATGATGGATACAGTCAATTTGTCTCGCTCCCAGAGGCTTTTAGTCGCAGATGCGACGAGGCTTGCGAGAGAAGGAAGTGAGAATGTCGCTGTGAGGGACGCGACGGAGT ACGATCCTTTGGAAGACGACGATTCTGAAGCCGAGTTGTTTCCGACGACCTTCTATCCCGAAGGGATTTTCGAGGAGCTTCCACGACTACATCCTGACTTATTGCGCCCTGCTTTTGTGGCTGGTCAAGATTGGGACGGTGTGGATGAGACTAAGTCGACCCCGAGGAGAGTGAAGAGGGTTCTTCGGGCCAAGAACGCTACAGGCGTGACCTTCCTCATTCCTACGAAGGAGCAGAGGCCTTGGTCTCCTCCGATCGGGTACCAAACGATATACGAGTCCTATTTCCAGGATGACACTCGCTGTTGGTTCCCCATCCCGCGACTGATCACCGCGTACGCTAGGCGGCGAGATCTTGCGATTAGTCAGTTACTGAACGGCTCGCTACGATTAGCCGTCACCTTATCAGTTCTGGCGGAGCAGATTGATATGCCGATGAGCGTCAGGTCGTTCGAGGAGATGACCTCGATAACCGACATGAAAGACGGAACCTACTCGGTGAAGATGCGACCAAACTGCAATATGTGCGCTG TTGGCCATCCTACGTCTCCGGTCAATCCCGAAGATTTCCTGAAGAGCGTTCGAGCCGTCGCCTTGCTTCGAATCTATCGTTGGTCCGAGATCACCGTCGAGAAGATTTGTGAATTTAAGGACCGGATCGCTCGAC GAGAGTGGAGATCTGATCTTTCGACAGTTCTTCCTATTCGCACTAAGCGACTAGACATCTTCCCGAGGGACATCCAGAAACAAGTTTCCGAGGCAAAGAGGATTGGAACTCTTCCTGACTTAAGCGCGATGCTAGCTTCCCAGCTAGGGCTGACTAGCGGGCAAGGGCCCTCGACGGTGGTTCCTCGCGTTGATGAGGTCCCCCCTTCCGATGCTAGAAATGCGGGGAAGGGTAAGAAAAGGAAGAGAGGTGGCTCGGGAGTCCATGGGAGCGTTGAGGAGACGAGCGTCGCTCCTCCTTCTGGTGAGccccagaagaagaagaagaagagaaggacaAAGAAGAAGTCCGCTGACGAAGAGTCAGAGAATCCCGAGGAACTGACTGAAATAGGGGAGGGAGATGTTCAGGAAGAAGAACTTCGACCCGAAGAAGAGGTTCTCGAAGGTGAGACCTCAGGAGAAAAAGACGACGAGGAGGAAGCCGTCGAAGAAGAGGAATCCGAGGCTTCCCTCGGCGCTGCCCACTCGGCCGATCCCGAAGAGGAGTCTGAGGGGTCGCCACTTCTGATAAGGGGGCGCGGCGATGAAGTTGGCAGCGAGGCGCGATCTCCCGATCCAATATCTCCTTACGAAAGGGCTCCGGCTCGTCCTAATGACGGGGCCGTCCAGATTGGTACCTCTTCTCGCGGTGACGCCGTCCTGAGGAGGGTTCCCGGAGTTAGCTTTCCCAATAAGGTTGACTTTCATTACGAGGGACCAGCTCCTTTGGCGTACGTTCCGGAGAAATGCGGGGAACTCCTTCGTCAATTAAGGGGAAGGGCGAAACCCCTGCCTGCTGTGAAGGACCTCATCTTCGGGGGCGAGTACGAGGAGGCTGCGAGGGCCAAGCTGTTG CGTCAGTCTCTTATGGTTTTCGTCGCTTCGCATGTTCAGGGGGATAGCGCGATTAATATCGTGATCGAAAAATACGATACTGCCCTGAAGGGATCTTTGAAGGAACTCAAGCTCGGCGTATTTCTTTTCTTGCTCGGCGAATATCTCGATAGTGGCTTGCGAGATGTCGGGAGACTTAACGGGTTAGTTACTCGCACTATTGCTCGAAGGGACGAGCTCAAAGCTGAGTTAGAGGCATCCCAAGGAGTCGTCCGTGAGCTTGAGCGAAAGAACGCCGAGCTTGAAAGTGAGAAGGCTTCACTCGCTGCATCCCATGAAAGAGAGATGAGGCGCCTTAGAGATTCCAGAATCCTGGAAGTGACGAGGGAAAGAGGAAGAGATGAGGCCGAGATGGCCGCGAAAGATAATCTTCGCTTCGCTAAGATTCGCTCCCGAGAAGAGCGACGAGGTCCTTACGAGGAGGCCCTGTTGCTTCATAGCCAAGCCTTCGGATCCAGGAAATGCCTTGAGGCCTTAAAGAGGGCTGGGAGCGACATCTCGCAAGCCACTATCGAGATATTCGCCGAGCAAGAAAAGAAATACGAGCAGGAAGCCGAGAAGCTCAAGGTGGGCGAGATACCCGAGGGAGATCTCACACTTTCTCCTCTTGTATTGGACTCTCAGTTTGTGGATGCTCGATTCTTGGCGAGTCTCGATCCGTATGGGTCCAACGCTGGCTTGATCGATCCGGAGACTGCAGCGAGTCTTCACGTTCCGCCTACTCATCCGACCAAAGAGTGA